AAATCACCTCTTCCTCGTTTTTCGCGTGCAGGAACCGCGCAATGATGCCGCGCACCGCCTCGTAGCGGTCGGTGGCCAGGTTGGAGAGGTAGTGCAGCCCGCGATGCACATTGGCGTATTCGCCCTCATAGGCGCGGGTGATGGCGTCGATCACCTGTCTCGGCTTCTGCGCCGATGCACCGTTGTCCAGATAGACCAGCGGCCGGTCGTTCACCTCACGCGCGAGGATCGGGAAATCGGCGCGAACGGCCGCGACATCGAAGCTCATTGCGACACCTCAACGGGAATTTCGGGCAGCAGGCCAAGAATATTGGCCAGCACGGAGAGGAAGATGGTCGCCATGAGCCCGGTGCCGATAACACCAATGAAAACCATCGCGGCGCTCTGAAACCCATGCAGCGCCTTGACCATCTGAACCGTCATCCAGACCATCACCACGATGATTGCAAGCGCGAGCGCACTTGCCAGCAAAGGCGACACCAGCAACACAACGACCTGCATCGCGTGCATCAGCACCAGCAGAAAGTCGATCCAGGTGACAACCAGCAGAGAATCCGGGAAGTCGCCGCGACCGCCAAAGGCGCGTCCGACGGTGGCAACCAGCCAGGCCGTAACGACCATCCCAAAGACCTGAATGCCGGCGAAAAGCAGCGGGCGCTGTGTCAGATAGCTGATTCCCGCATCCGCTCCGGTAGGCGGAAACATCTGCGCCATCAGAGCAGAGATCAGCGACGACAGCGCGCCGACCAGCAAGACGCCGGTCCAGCGCACCGGCATCGGCAGATCGAGCGATTGCAGCTGCCGCAGCGCCAGATCCGGCTGTTGCAGCGTGTTGCGGGCCAGCGTGACCAGATCCTGTCGCGTCATATCCGCTCCGCCAGAGATACGAGGCCAGCGCCCC
This genomic window from Paracoccus sediminicola contains:
- a CDS encoding YIP1 family protein: MTRQDLVTLARNTLQQPDLALRQLQSLDLPMPVRWTGVLLVGALSSLISALMAQMFPPTGADAGISYLTQRPLLFAGIQVFGMVVTAWLVATVGRAFGGRGDFPDSLLVVTWIDFLLVLMHAMQVVVLLVSPLLASALALAIIVVMVWMTVQMVKALHGFQSAAMVFIGVIGTGLMATIFLSVLANILGLLPEIPVEVSQ